A genomic window from Salinicoccus sp. RF5 includes:
- the nagE gene encoding N-acetylglucosamine-specific PTS transporter subunit IIBC, producing the protein MLRYIQNMGRAFMLPVAVLPAAALLLGIGYAIDPEGWGGGSAIAGMFINAGLAILDHLAILFAVGLAFGMSKDKNGAAALAGLVSFLVVTNLLSADSVALLRGVEVEEVGEAFGVIENNVFLGIITGLISAALYNRFSGTKLPDYLAFFSGRRAVPIIAVFVMILLSGILYFVWPLLYNGLFSFGEWISGMGALGAGIYGFFNRLLIPTGLHHALNSVFWFDTVGINDIGNFWDNAGEQGITGRYQAGFFPIMMFGLPGAALAMYHTAKTEYKKAAGSILLAASLTAFLTGVTEPLEFSFMFLAPLLYLVHALLTGLSLFIAALFEWTAGFGFSAGLIDFVLSTQVPIANQPYMLLVQGLVFFVLYYFIFRVIIKAMDLKTPGRDDAVLSAEAPAGTEEGEDLKTAHDDRYSRKADQILIGLGGKDNIDTVDYCTTRLRVNVHDDSLIDEDQIKSSGAHGIAKPGKNNIQVVVGTEVEHVAEEMKRLL; encoded by the coding sequence ATGTTACGTTATATTCAGAATATGGGACGTGCTTTCATGCTTCCGGTGGCAGTGCTTCCGGCAGCGGCGCTTCTGCTTGGTATCGGCTACGCGATCGACCCCGAAGGGTGGGGCGGCGGCAGCGCCATTGCCGGCATGTTCATCAATGCAGGCCTCGCGATACTTGACCATCTCGCGATTCTTTTTGCAGTGGGACTCGCCTTCGGCATGTCGAAGGACAAGAATGGGGCGGCGGCACTTGCCGGCCTCGTGTCATTCCTTGTTGTGACGAATCTTCTGAGTGCAGATTCCGTGGCACTGCTGCGCGGTGTTGAAGTCGAAGAGGTCGGGGAGGCCTTCGGCGTCATTGAAAACAACGTCTTTCTCGGAATCATCACAGGTCTGATCAGTGCAGCACTCTACAACCGCTTCAGCGGCACGAAACTGCCGGATTATCTGGCATTCTTCAGTGGACGGCGTGCCGTTCCGATCATCGCAGTGTTCGTCATGATCCTGCTCAGCGGCATACTCTACTTCGTATGGCCGCTGCTCTACAACGGATTGTTCAGCTTCGGTGAATGGATCAGTGGAATGGGTGCCCTTGGGGCCGGCATCTACGGATTCTTCAACCGTCTCCTGATTCCGACGGGTCTGCACCACGCATTGAACTCGGTGTTCTGGTTCGATACAGTCGGCATCAACGACATCGGCAACTTCTGGGACAATGCCGGTGAACAGGGCATTACGGGACGCTACCAGGCCGGGTTCTTCCCGATCATGATGTTCGGCCTGCCGGGTGCGGCGCTTGCCATGTACCATACGGCGAAGACGGAATACAAGAAGGCGGCGGGCTCGATCCTGCTTGCTGCATCGCTGACGGCCTTCCTTACAGGTGTGACGGAGCCGCTTGAATTTTCATTCATGTTCCTGGCACCATTGCTCTATCTGGTGCATGCACTCCTGACAGGCCTTTCCCTGTTCATTGCAGCGTTGTTCGAATGGACTGCGGGGTTCGGCTTCAGTGCAGGGCTGATCGACTTTGTACTGAGTACACAGGTACCGATTGCCAACCAGCCATATATGCTGCTCGTCCAGGGCCTCGTGTTCTTCGTCCTCTACTACTTCATCTTCCGGGTCATCATCAAAGCGATGGACCTTAAGACGCCGGGACGCGATGATGCGGTGCTGTCCGCAGAAGCGCCGGCCGGAACAGAGGAAGGGGAGGACCTCAAGACTGCCCATGATGACAGATATTCCCGCAAAGCCGACCAGATCCTGATCGGCCTCGGCGGCAAGGACAACATCGATACGGTCGACTATTGTACGACACGCCTCAGGGTGAATGTCCATGATGATTCATTGATCGATGAAGATCAGATCAAGTCATCAGGGGCCCACGGCATTGCGAAACCAGGCAAAAATAATATCCAGGTCGTGGTGGGGACGGAAGTCGAACATGTTGCTGAAGAAATGAAGCGTCTCCTATAG
- a CDS encoding iron-containing alcohol dehydrogenase, translated as MFNFHHPVEIKFGEGIISQINEVAEAKDYSRIIVVSSNSQMKNGTTEFINTQLGERVKATVSDIEPNPTLQNVGTIVDAMNQHNAHAVVAVGGGSAMDASKAAAAAYMQGIAMEDLLEHDDFTRALPVIAIPTTSGSASEVTAASIISDKEKELKVPLIGPALYPQTAVVDPELTLTCPPGVTAVSGIDILCHALDCLGSVKHNPVSDALAIRASKLAFENLLAAYTEPSNREARNNLSLASMLAGMAFSQTGTSGSHATSYYLTSHYGVPHGEACAFTMDAWFVINAEAHPELQQHARDIGFDDAEALSEAFNALKREMGLAMTFEDLGISREDIPQIAEESMQPANMKNNIAQLSKDEIIGMLEKK; from the coding sequence ATGTTTAATTTTCACCATCCAGTCGAGATCAAATTTGGGGAAGGGATCATTTCCCAGATCAATGAAGTTGCAGAAGCCAAAGACTACAGCCGCATCATTGTCGTCTCTTCGAATTCCCAGATGAAGAACGGTACCACAGAGTTCATCAATACACAGCTTGGCGAGCGCGTAAAAGCGACCGTTTCCGACATCGAACCGAATCCGACCCTGCAGAATGTCGGCACAATCGTAGACGCGATGAACCAGCATAATGCCCACGCCGTAGTGGCCGTCGGGGGCGGATCAGCCATGGATGCCTCGAAGGCTGCCGCTGCTGCATACATGCAGGGGATTGCGATGGAAGACCTGCTCGAACATGACGACTTTACACGGGCACTGCCGGTCATAGCGATACCGACCACAAGCGGTTCAGCATCCGAAGTCACTGCAGCCAGCATCATCAGCGACAAGGAAAAGGAACTTAAAGTGCCATTGATCGGTCCGGCACTCTATCCGCAGACGGCCGTGGTCGATCCCGAGCTGACACTGACATGTCCTCCGGGCGTCACTGCGGTATCGGGGATAGACATCCTCTGCCATGCGCTCGATTGCCTGGGGTCGGTCAAGCACAATCCTGTATCCGACGCATTGGCGATCCGTGCGTCGAAGCTCGCATTTGAAAATCTGCTTGCTGCTTATACGGAGCCATCCAACAGGGAGGCACGGAATAATCTCTCCCTGGCGAGCATGCTGGCAGGAATGGCGTTCAGTCAGACCGGCACTTCGGGCTCGCATGCAACGAGCTACTACCTGACTTCCCATTACGGGGTGCCGCATGGCGAAGCGTGTGCATTCACGATGGATGCATGGTTTGTGATCAACGCAGAAGCGCACCCTGAACTTCAACAGCACGCCAGAGACATTGGTTTTGATGATGCTGAAGCATTGAGTGAAGCATTCAATGCCTTGAAGCGTGAGATGGGGCTTGCGATGACATTCGAAGACCTCGGCATCAGCCGGGAGGATATTCCGCAGATTGCAGAAGAAAGCATGCAGCCTGCAAATATGAAGAATAATATTGCACAGCTGTCCAAAGATGAAATTATCGGGATGCTTGAAAAGAAATAG
- a CDS encoding protease inhibitor I9 family protein yields the protein MKKRVCLVFFLSILMMAGCGGMEEKSDYLVGVRGELTEEDLDSAGLEPDDVKQRFSMMKVYVISMSEEEAEKMERLDKVNYVELDQEVNVPDPPGEK from the coding sequence ATGAAGAAGCGTGTCTGCCTGGTATTTTTCCTATCAATCCTAATGATGGCGGGGTGTGGCGGCATGGAAGAAAAGTCGGACTATCTGGTTGGTGTCAGGGGAGAGCTGACTGAAGAAGACCTCGATTCGGCCGGTCTGGAACCTGATGATGTCAAACAGCGCTTTTCGATGATGAAGGTGTATGTCATTTCAATGTCGGAAGAAGAGGCCGAGAAGATGGAACGCTTGGATAAGGTGAATTATGTCGAACTGGACCAGGAAGTGAATGTGCCTGATCCTCCGGGTGAGAAATGA
- a CDS encoding GNAT family N-acetyltransferase, with the protein MTSMKPDIRRPEPKDAPAIARICRNGWKQTVEGLLSRSHQHETVQFWYGEKKVMQDIGRGRYSYVAELDGAVVGVIGGGRASVRSGEIYVFYVDEAHRYKGIGRMLLDRLTEDHRNKGLVEQCVSVQEGNRHGQPFYEARGFEYIGKKSQRTGTGEVQISLRFRRHI; encoded by the coding sequence ATGACTTCGATGAAGCCTGATATCCGGCGGCCCGAACCGAAAGACGCACCAGCCATCGCACGGATCTGCCGTAACGGATGGAAACAGACGGTGGAAGGTCTGCTCTCCCGAAGCCACCAACATGAAACCGTCCAATTCTGGTATGGTGAAAAGAAGGTCATGCAGGATATCGGAAGAGGCCGCTACAGCTATGTAGCCGAACTCGATGGTGCAGTGGTGGGCGTAATCGGAGGCGGCAGGGCTTCCGTCCGGAGCGGGGAGATATATGTATTCTATGTGGATGAAGCCCATAGGTATAAGGGCATCGGTCGAATGCTCCTTGACCGCCTGACGGAGGATCACAGGAATAAAGGTCTGGTGGAGCAGTGCGTTTCCGTGCAGGAGGGCAACCGGCATGGCCAGCCCTTCTATGAGGCCAGGGGCTTCGAGTACATCGGAAAGAAATCGCAGAGGACGGGAACGGGTGAAGTGCAGATTTCACTGAGGTTCAGACGTCATATATAA
- a CDS encoding helix-turn-helix domain-containing protein — MRYYERFKEIRQQKGLTHKEVSEGICGMTTIYRFERGDTAITAEVLYKLCQRLSISMQTLFIDEESEYALIDYYLDKLRDYVYFKHPEMLKQTLQDAKKTINEKPSFDLKYRNYDRLYRTYTAIDLRNDDKYVQAEKILLELMEEAKNIKSLELEIINTLGDLYLIMDRYDEALTLFHKHRNRILDFPRVDGFERFMIKQLHYGYAICLYNSASYVQALEVCYKLLIRIQENNSMFYLGKTHHLMTLIYIALRDPKPAREHLTKCEAAFLLEDLDDKLEYHIQIAREEIEALG; from the coding sequence ATGAGATATTATGAACGCTTCAAGGAAATTCGACAACAAAAAGGTCTGACCCACAAAGAAGTTTCCGAGGGGATATGTGGGATGACGACGATCTACCGTTTTGAACGGGGGGATACGGCAATTACAGCGGAAGTGCTCTACAAACTGTGCCAGCGCCTCAGCATCAGCATGCAGACGCTGTTCATAGATGAAGAATCCGAATATGCTCTGATCGACTACTATCTCGACAAGCTGCGGGACTATGTCTATTTCAAGCATCCGGAGATGCTCAAACAGACCCTTCAGGATGCCAAGAAAACGATTAATGAAAAGCCCAGCTTCGATCTGAAATACCGCAACTATGACCGGCTCTACCGCACATACACGGCAATCGACTTAAGGAACGACGATAAGTATGTGCAGGCCGAAAAGATCCTCCTCGAACTAATGGAGGAAGCCAAAAATATAAAGTCGCTGGAACTCGAGATCATCAACACCCTGGGTGACCTTTATCTCATTATGGATCGGTATGATGAGGCCCTCACCCTCTTCCATAAGCACCGAAATCGCATTCTCGATTTCCCCCGTGTGGACGGTTTCGAACGCTTCATGATCAAGCAGCTCCACTACGGCTATGCAATATGCCTCTATAACAGTGCATCCTATGTCCAAGCCCTGGAAGTATGCTACAAACTGCTCATCCGCATCCAGGAAAACAACTCCATGTTCTATCTGGGCAAAACACATCACCTGATGACACTGATCTACATCGCGTTGAGGGACCCCAAGCCTGCCAGAGAGCACCTGACCAAATGCGAAGCTGCATTCCTGCTCGAAGACTTGGACGACAAATTGGAATACCATATACAGATTGCCAGGGAGGAAATAGAAGCGCTGGGGTAG
- a CDS encoding (deoxy)nucleoside triphosphate pyrophosphohydrolase, with amino-acid sequence MKKYIRVVGAVIVNEKDEILCAQRPEGKNLALMWEFPGGKIEAGEAPAEALKRELMEEMECEIEVGERITTTVHDYDFGTVELTTYYAKQLSGEIQLLEHIDMKWLARRDIEALDWAPADIPAIELIKNGSPAK; translated from the coding sequence ATGAAGAAATATATCAGAGTCGTTGGTGCTGTCATAGTGAATGAAAAGGATGAGATATTGTGTGCACAGAGGCCTGAAGGCAAGAATCTGGCGCTGATGTGGGAATTCCCCGGAGGCAAGATTGAAGCGGGTGAGGCACCGGCCGAAGCGCTGAAGCGTGAGCTGATGGAAGAGATGGAATGCGAAATAGAAGTGGGGGAGCGGATCACCACCACAGTGCATGACTATGACTTCGGAACGGTCGAACTGACGACCTATTATGCGAAGCAGCTGTCGGGGGAAATCCAGCTCCTCGAGCATATCGATATGAAATGGCTGGCACGCAGGGACATCGAAGCACTCGACTGGGCACCTGCTGACATTCCGGCCATCGAACTGATCAAAAATGGCAGCCCGGCGAAATAG
- a CDS encoding NAD/NADP octopine/nopaline dehydrogenase family protein: MKVSIVGAGNGGVVAAADLTARGHEVTLYHSLQALKDPHEDIMQGKVNFKGEALYFHNFTQDPLEAVKDAEVIMTCLPTHILAQMFDELIPYLEDGQMVFINGASAMNSMMLTNLLKEKRPEVSVLIGESMSLTYAARYDYEENDADIILRSKHNLFSAYPSSDTEIMMEKLGVLYDTLVPAANIIETALNNGNPESHPAPSILNTGFIDNHGEEFYLYRDGVTHHTVKVIEAIDEERQKICEALEFEALDKAARSERSTYFEPGKPLKEQYNESPVLKDLVGPVTLNNRYVVEDVGYGLVLWKSIAEAVGVETPSIDSIIHLTSLMLEVDFTREGLTLEKIGLDGTKDLNAQV, translated from the coding sequence ATGAAAGTTTCCATAGTTGGTGCAGGCAATGGGGGAGTTGTAGCTGCAGCAGATCTGACCGCAAGAGGCCACGAAGTGACGCTGTACCACTCCCTCCAGGCGTTGAAGGACCCCCATGAGGACATCATGCAGGGTAAAGTGAATTTCAAGGGCGAGGCGCTCTATTTCCACAATTTCACCCAAGATCCGCTCGAAGCGGTGAAGGATGCAGAAGTGATCATGACATGTCTGCCGACCCATATACTCGCGCAGATGTTCGATGAACTCATCCCATATCTCGAGGATGGCCAGATGGTCTTCATAAATGGTGCAAGTGCGATGAACAGCATGATGCTCACCAATCTGTTGAAGGAGAAGCGACCCGAAGTTTCGGTTCTGATCGGGGAATCGATGTCCCTGACATATGCTGCACGATATGATTATGAAGAAAACGATGCGGATATCATACTGAGGAGCAAGCATAATCTGTTCAGTGCATATCCGAGCAGTGATACTGAGATAATGATGGAAAAGCTCGGCGTGCTATATGATACGCTCGTACCGGCTGCGAACATCATTGAAACAGCATTGAACAATGGAAACCCGGAGAGCCATCCGGCCCCTTCCATATTGAATACGGGCTTCATCGACAATCATGGGGAGGAGTTCTACCTCTACCGCGACGGGGTGACCCATCATACGGTCAAAGTGATCGAGGCGATAGATGAAGAGCGCCAGAAGATATGCGAGGCCCTCGAATTTGAAGCGCTGGACAAAGCCGCACGTTCGGAAAGAAGCACCTATTTCGAGCCGGGCAAGCCGCTTAAGGAGCAGTACAACGAAAGCCCGGTACTGAAGGATCTGGTAGGTCCCGTGACGTTGAACAACCGGTATGTCGTGGAGGATGTGGGCTACGGTCTTGTCCTGTGGAAGAGCATTGCTGAAGCGGTGGGTGTCGAGACGCCTTCGATCGATTCCATCATCCATCTGACTTCACTGATGCTTGAAGTTGATTTCACGCGGGAGGGACTGACGCTTGAGAAGATTGGTCTGGACGGCACAAAGGACCTGAACGCACAAGTATAG
- a CDS encoding DUF2188 domain-containing protein, whose translation MPYTMNDYPDSLKNMEKLERKKAIDIINALLEEGYDEGRAIPIGTEQAQEWYQDASQKELDELKNEKVTDHEKDPGSQGGKIADNNVEVFFEDDEWKVQTKGAKRPSNTYDNKNDAISRAKEIAENRGAETIVHNKNE comes from the coding sequence ATGCCTTATACAATGAACGACTATCCGGATTCTTTGAAGAACATGGAGAAGCTGGAGCGTAAAAAGGCGATTGACATCATCAATGCCCTGCTTGAGGAAGGCTACGACGAAGGCCGTGCCATCCCGATCGGCACCGAGCAGGCGCAGGAATGGTACCAGGATGCTTCCCAGAAGGAACTGGATGAACTCAAAAATGAAAAGGTCACCGACCATGAAAAGGATCCCGGTTCACAGGGAGGCAAGATTGCAGACAATAATGTGGAGGTCTTCTTTGAGGATGACGAATGGAAAGTCCAGACCAAGGGGGCAAAACGCCCGAGCAACACATACGACAACAAGAATGACGCAATCAGTCGGGCAAAGGAAATTGCCGAAAACCGCGGTGCTGAAACCATCGTCCATAATAAGAATGAATAG
- a CDS encoding secondary thiamine-phosphate synthase enzyme YjbQ, translated as MLFTFTVTSKMREEYINIDALVEEALEKSGVEAGIMTIFTPHTTAGITINENADPDVTRDLVYGMNMTFDNKKEYRHAEGNSDSHMKSSLTGASETLIIDGGEVIYGTWQSTYFAEFDGPRDRKVHIKVIEG; from the coding sequence ATGCTGTTTACATTTACCGTAACATCCAAAATGAGGGAAGAGTACATCAATATCGATGCACTTGTCGAGGAAGCACTCGAAAAGAGCGGAGTCGAAGCGGGCATCATGACAATCTTCACTCCGCACACGACGGCCGGAATCACGATCAATGAAAATGCAGACCCTGATGTGACACGTGACCTGGTCTATGGAATGAACATGACGTTCGACAATAAGAAGGAGTACAGGCATGCAGAGGGCAATTCGGACTCCCATATGAAGTCCTCGTTGACGGGTGCCAGCGAGACCCTGATCATAGATGGCGGCGAAGTCATCTATGGCACATGGCAGAGTACCTATTTTGCCGAGTTCGACGGACCGAGGGACCGCAAGGTGCACATCAAAGTGATTGAAGGGTAG
- a CDS encoding metal ABC transporter solute-binding protein, Zn/Mn family produces MKKYLFPGLMALLMMALAACGSSTTDSNETDDDVLTIYTTVFPLKSFAEQIGGGSVSVETIYPNGADIHTYEPTQKDMLEYAEGDLFIYTADDLDPVSQKIRGAVEDHTVFFPAADGIPEEAFEHDHAHEEAEEGHEDEHDHESEEGHEDHGHENGTDPHIWLDPNLSIEMASAIKDQLVEMDPDNASDYTENFEALEEELTDIDAELASITEAPLRDTVYISHESIGYLADRYHFEQVGISGLNNQEPSQQELTQIIEDIEAKEIPYILYEQNITSKITDTIREETDTEPLEFHNLSVLNDEDDPEATYQSIMQDNIEVLDRVLNE; encoded by the coding sequence ATGAAAAAATATCTATTCCCGGGCTTGATGGCCCTTTTGATGATGGCCCTCGCTGCATGCGGTTCATCGACTACAGATTCCAATGAAACAGACGATGATGTACTGACAATCTATACGACCGTATTCCCATTGAAGAGTTTTGCCGAGCAGATCGGCGGCGGGTCTGTTTCGGTCGAGACCATCTACCCGAACGGTGCCGATATCCATACTTATGAACCTACTCAGAAGGATATGCTCGAATATGCAGAAGGCGACCTCTTCATCTATACGGCAGATGACCTCGATCCGGTCTCCCAAAAGATCCGGGGGGCAGTAGAAGATCATACTGTATTCTTCCCGGCCGCCGACGGCATCCCTGAAGAAGCATTTGAGCACGATCATGCTCATGAGGAAGCTGAAGAAGGACATGAAGACGAACATGACCACGAAAGTGAAGAAGGACATGAAGACCACGGACACGAAAATGGGACAGACCCCCATATCTGGCTCGATCCCAACCTTTCTATAGAAATGGCCTCGGCCATCAAAGACCAGCTTGTGGAAATGGATCCCGACAACGCTTCCGACTACACTGAAAACTTCGAAGCGCTGGAAGAGGAACTGACTGACATTGATGCGGAACTTGCCTCCATTACAGAAGCCCCCCTCCGTGACACCGTCTACATCTCCCATGAATCCATCGGCTACCTTGCCGACAGATACCATTTCGAGCAGGTCGGGATATCCGGATTGAACAACCAGGAGCCTTCACAGCAGGAACTGACCCAGATCATCGAGGATATTGAAGCCAAGGAAATACCTTATATCCTTTACGAGCAGAACATCACTTCAAAAATCACCGACACGATACGTGAAGAGACCGACACAGAGCCACTCGAGTTCCACAACCTCTCTGTATTGAATGACGAAGATGACCCGGAAGCCACCTACCAGTCCATCATGCAGGATAATATTGAAGTATTGGACCGTGTGCTGAACGAATAG
- the rpmG gene encoding 50S ribosomal protein L33, which yields MRVNVTLACTDCGDRNYITTKNKRNNPERIEMKKYCPRSNSYTIHRETK from the coding sequence ATGAGAGTAAATGTAACTTTGGCTTGCACTGATTGTGGAGATCGTAACTATATTACGACTAAAAACAAAAGAAACAATCCTGAGCGTATTGAAATGAAGAAATACTGCCCAAGATCCAATAGCTATACAATCCACCGTGAAACAAAGTAA
- a CDS encoding bifunctional 5,10-methylenetetrahydrofolate dehydrogenase/5,10-methenyltetrahydrofolate cyclohydrolase, producing MTTIMDGKAVAAHLSEGIQHALEESHKHGIQPKVAFVRVGDLSDSISYERAAMKRFEKLSIETEQYHFPEDISARAFLTKFREINEDYSINGILLLQPLPEHIDMKRVVELMNPMKDIDGMTPFNLGQVLTNEKNRLEPCTPAGVMEMLDFYDIDLKGKNVTVVGASAVVGKPLSLLFMNRDATVTTCNLYTDDLVAKCSNADVIVSAAGAMNLIRAEHVKEGAIVIDVGINFNDEGKMVGDVDYEGVKDKASYITPVPGGVGAITTTVLAYHLMMATDYQKEPVLFLER from the coding sequence ATGACAACGATTATGGATGGCAAAGCAGTTGCGGCACATTTATCAGAAGGGATCCAGCATGCTCTCGAAGAATCGCATAAGCATGGGATCCAGCCGAAGGTCGCCTTTGTGAGGGTGGGGGACCTGTCGGATTCCATCTCCTATGAACGGGCGGCTATGAAAAGGTTCGAGAAGCTGTCCATCGAGACGGAACAGTACCACTTTCCGGAGGATATTTCCGCCAGGGCCTTTCTGACGAAATTCAGGGAGATCAATGAGGATTATTCGATAAATGGCATACTGCTTCTGCAGCCGCTTCCCGAGCACATCGATATGAAGCGGGTGGTGGAACTGATGAACCCGATGAAGGATATCGATGGGATGACGCCTTTCAACCTCGGTCAGGTATTGACCAATGAGAAGAACAGGCTTGAACCATGTACACCGGCGGGTGTGATGGAGATGCTTGATTTCTATGACATAGATCTGAAAGGAAAGAACGTGACAGTCGTTGGAGCGAGTGCCGTAGTCGGCAAGCCGCTCTCACTGCTGTTCATGAACCGGGATGCGACGGTGACGACATGCAACCTCTATACCGATGACCTGGTGGCCAAATGCAGCAATGCAGATGTCATCGTCAGTGCAGCCGGTGCGATGAACCTGATACGCGCCGAGCATGTGAAGGAGGGGGCGATCGTCATCGATGTCGGCATCAACTTCAACGATGAAGGAAAGATGGTCGGCGATGTCGATTATGAAGGAGTAAAGGACAAGGCCTCCTATATCACACCTGTTCCCGGCGGCGTCGGAGCGATTACGACGACCGTCCTCGCCTATCATCTGATGATGGCAACCGACTATCAGAAGGAACCGGTCCTCTTCCTGGAACGCTAG
- a CDS encoding YolD-like family protein, with amino-acid sequence MDYRDMPMDELDSNIPQGRGMIKWAPFATMPEQFERVDRMIEDQTRIERPVLSDDRLDEMNHILKKALHEKRCVDVEYYYDGFRFHAELRLVQVDTWSMVLIGHHPDDDAEMTFISFIDILDITML; translated from the coding sequence ATGGACTACAGGGATATGCCGATGGATGAACTCGACTCCAATATTCCACAGGGGCGCGGGATGATCAAATGGGCGCCCTTCGCCACCATGCCCGAACAGTTTGAAAGGGTCGACCGGATGATCGAGGACCAGACCCGGATCGAGCGGCCGGTCCTGTCCGATGACCGGCTGGATGAGATGAACCACATCCTGAAGAAGGCGCTGCATGAGAAACGGTGTGTAGATGTCGAATATTACTACGATGGCTTCCGTTTCCATGCCGAACTCAGACTCGTCCAGGTCGATACATGGAGCATGGTGCTGATCGGCCATCATCCGGACGATGATGCCGAAATGACATTCATTTCATTCATAGACATCCTGGACATCACCATGCTGTAG
- a CDS encoding lactonase family protein: protein MIGYVGTYTKEHGKGIYKFDLDTEAVKLTAVEEAAESPNATYLDIENDRVYAVKKGKSKAGIATFEISDLETGELRFIEDCLEEGASGCHLTLTSDQNYIVDAVYLSGEIRLYRVDERGVASERLDIFQVEGDGPHERQDNPHSHFVTETPDRRYIAAVDLGADKIVTLEIRDDKLHKVSECTVAAGSGPRHLVFDDSGTHAYIFTELSNEVIVANYHDGEFFPVETYSTLPESFEGHSQGAAIRKHPNGKYIYVSNRGHDSIAAFEIIEEGKALKRLQIESTNGDWPRDFNLTPDGDYLICAHERSHNLVLFRVNDDGTIERQEGELEVPEGVFVGFV from the coding sequence ATGATCGGGTACGTCGGTACTTATACAAAAGAGCATGGAAAAGGGATATACAAGTTCGATCTGGACACGGAAGCAGTAAAACTGACTGCCGTGGAAGAGGCGGCGGAATCTCCAAACGCGACCTATCTGGATATCGAAAACGACCGTGTATATGCAGTGAAGAAGGGCAAGTCGAAGGCGGGCATCGCCACATTCGAAATCAGCGATCTCGAGACGGGGGAGTTGCGCTTCATCGAAGACTGCTTGGAGGAAGGCGCTTCAGGCTGCCATCTGACGCTCACTTCAGATCAGAATTATATAGTGGATGCGGTCTACCTCTCCGGGGAAATCAGGCTGTACCGCGTGGATGAACGTGGCGTGGCATCAGAGCGTCTGGATATTTTCCAGGTGGAGGGGGATGGCCCCCATGAACGCCAGGACAATCCCCACTCCCATTTCGTCACCGAAACGCCGGATAGGAGATACATCGCAGCGGTGGATCTCGGGGCGGACAAGATTGTGACGCTTGAGATCAGGGACGACAAGCTGCATAAGGTTTCGGAATGCACGGTTGCGGCAGGGAGCGGGCCAAGACATCTGGTTTTTGACGACAGCGGCACCCATGCCTATATTTTCACTGAGCTTTCCAACGAAGTGATCGTCGCCAACTATCATGATGGGGAATTCTTCCCGGTGGAGACATATTCCACACTTCCCGAATCATTCGAGGGGCATTCCCAGGGCGCTGCAATCCGCAAGCATCCGAATGGGAAATACATCTATGTATCGAACCGCGGCCATGACAGCATCGCCGCATTTGAAATCATTGAGGAGGGCAAAGCGCTGAAACGCCTCCAGATCGAGTCCACGAACGGGGACTGGCCGAGGGACTTCAACCTCACACCGGATGGGGACTATCTGATATGTGCCCACGAGCGTTCCCACAACCTTGTACTGTTCAGGGTGAATGACGACGGCACCATCGAACGGCAGGAAGGCGAACTGGAAGTGCCGGAAGGCGTCTTTGTCGGATTCGTCTAA
- a CDS encoding alpha-amylase, translating to MNSRGIWAVLVLMAVAVGLLFLPLADRTSGSERVIVDHTLEKIVHPGCYDQAELTNYIDEVSFSRATDELGYRIEDECSKERLQEGKESVISKIFN from the coding sequence ATGAACAGTAGAGGCATATGGGCTGTCCTGGTTCTGATGGCAGTTGCGGTCGGATTGCTTTTTCTGCCGCTGGCGGACCGGACGAGCGGTTCCGAACGGGTCATCGTCGACCATACACTCGAGAAGATCGTCCATCCCGGGTGCTACGACCAGGCGGAGCTCACAAACTATATCGATGAGGTGTCATTCTCCAGGGCGACGGACGAGCTGGGATACCGGATTGAGGATGAATGTTCAAAGGAGCGTCTTCAGGAAGGCAAGGAGAGTGTAATAAGTAAAATATTTAATTGA